The genomic window CTTCATGAATTATTTGCTTCTGACGCAGTTTGGCTGCTAGGCCGTTCACacccttaaaggtgccatctgtaatgtttggcaaaaaaaaatcaagtcatactccacattccataccagcaggttagttatgataatagggctgtgcaaaaaatcgaaaagacgctcctgtaattagaattatatctccagcatgtgcgttcagatcagggttgccaggttttcacaacaaatcctgcccagttgcttcttaaaactagtccaaaactagcccaatcgcggacatgaaaaacagacagcggacatgttgccaagtctgtggtggttgtttttcatgcccgctggtcacagcgaccccaatacaaataacgtgatatttagcccctaaaatgcaaattataccaaggcaaccctgctaaaaaaaactatattttaacccagggaagcaatgttttatcggggaaccttctggaagcgagattgggctagttttgagaagcaactgggcaggatttgttgtgaaaacctggcaatcctgatctgaacacacgtgctggagatatactcttaattacaggagcgtctttactgatgagatgtacatgagtaaagacatgcacagccctatataataaaatggataaccttaagttatagctagctaattatcaaacgcagctacggttagccatcgctaataAGGTTGGAGTATTTTAGTGTGAAAACGAGTCAACTCCACTGATTCCAAGGATATTCCCTCTTCTTCAACACTGAGGACCTTTATATCAGAGGGGTCTGATTCTGCTAAACAGGCGTAATGAGGCAGATGGGCCTCCTCCTGTTTTCCTGAGATTACGGTCACATTAATCTCATACTGAAGTTTCTCCAGCTCTTCACGAAGGAAACCTCCATCCACTGCACGGTACTGGAGTGTGACATCACCAGCACAGACCCATCGCATTCTGGTCCTGCTGCACTCGAATCGACCCGCCGGAGTGCTGATCCTGAACTCTGACCCTTCATCTGTACAGACTGACGGCTCCACCTGAACCCACTGATCAGAATCAATAATGTGAACGCAGACGGTTCAGAGATGTTCAGCCTGAGATGATAAATGTATGAAAGACatacatatacaaaatatttaatttaaaaaggcaaacaacatttaatatacatttttgattttatGTTCCATATTTTTTGTCCATGCTgtgcaaaacatttttgttttgtggtcTTGACCAAGTAAAACAAAATCAAGCTTCTTAAACAGTGTACATCATAAGACAGGTCAACGGCACAGCTATGGAGCACACAAACCCTTCAATGACCACAGTGCTGTATGGATCGGTCAGTGATTTCTTCAGTAACATGAGCCCCTCCAAAAGCAATCCAGTGACACAGACCCTACAATATTGAAGTTACACAAAAATCATCAGTATTCACAATAATGTActataaaaatgtctaaaaatgtatttagccaCTGTTCTTTGAGTAGAAACCAATAACATGATTTAAGACTCTCATCTGAGCTGCTGTAGACTGGTGCAGGTCTGGACGAGGGAAATGATCCCAGAAGCCCAGCTCTCATTCAGACTGACCAGCTTAAGATTCAGTGTCTTCAAAGCCACAGAGTGAAATGAAGACAGCAGCAAACTAACATGCTCATCAAGAGCTGAAGcgctgcaaaaatattttttacacaaaaatatatggATAAAAGCAAATCTACAAAATTGAATATTGTTCTTACTCTTCTGCTACTTTTCCTGTCTTGCTGAGTCACTGTAAGAAGAGTATCCAGTCAATGCTGAAGATCTCTGATTGTGGATATGTGAGACTGATGCTTAAGACTGCTGGAAATGACGGATTCTTCTCTGAGAAGCTCAAAGACAAACTGaaacagacagatacacagatgTACATTTGATAACAGCACCATACTACAGTGTtccaaaacatacatttttttttataagactaTATAATTATTCTAGTTAAACACTGGCACCTGTCTGTAATTTcttttcaaactaattttatacAAGAACACACTAGTAGCTGGATCTAAGCCAGTTTTGGCCAGACTCTTTTCATCAAAAAAGACCTGCTGCTTCTTCATCCCTTCCTCTGCCAGTAGACCCAGACTCTTCAGCGTGGAAAGGACAGAGTGACTGTGACCATGATGCTCTAAGAGTGGACACAAAGAGCACATATATGGAGGTggttgtctttagttttctcatCACATGATCATCATCACTTAAGTGTTTCTTCAGACAAAAACAGACCATCCAACACAGCAGAGGCACAGAGCACGCAGTCAGAAGGGTTTCATTTGTCTTCAGACTCTCATATTTTTTCCAGAAGAGCTGGTCATCCTGAAAGAACTTCTGGAAGTACTCCTGCACCCCTCTCTCAGAGAAGCCTGTAAACTCAGTGAGATGCTGAGGACCCATGAGGAGCTCCGTCACTCCATCAGAATGTGATCTAGAAACCAGCAGAAAAGACTCAGGCAGAATCAGTCCATTCAGCAGACTGCAGAAAGTGTCCATTGGTAGGGCTTTCTGCGATGGATTAGTGGGTAACGACGTCAGAATATGTGGATAAAAAAAGAACTCATCAATTCCATCAATTACGAAGAGGACTTTCTCTGGTGTTAACTCTTGCATCTCTGGGATATCATCTGATGTCTAGCTGCAACTCCAGCTCAAAAGCTCATTCAAGCTCATCTCCTGAGAAAGACTTCATCTCATCACACTTCAATAGAAAAACTACATCAAAGTTTTCAGAGTAAAATTCCCCAGAAGCCCAGTCTAACGTGATCTTCTGTAGCATGAAAGATTTCCCTTGTTTGTTTCCTTCACAATCTAGACTGAACAGCTGGTCTATTCTGATGCTTTGATTCCTGACATTTGATAACAGTTGAGATAATGTTAGTAGCTATTATTCTGCACAAAACGTCAACAAGTGATTTATgggtttgacctttgacccctccCCCACATGGCCGTGACCTTTAAACCTTGAAATTTTTGTCCTTGACCCCTACCCGCATGACCTTGACCTTTTGaccttcacccccccccccccgacctTGACCTATGACCTTTTAATGATCACAGGTGTTGCTATGCcatttgtttgtaataaatcaGGGTTATACGTCATCACCGTGAAATGGTACCATCCGTGAATAATCGGCAGGTGTGACTTGTCAGGTGTGTCTGTAATAGATCAAGTCGTAAGGATTACCCTAATGATAAGTGTGATGGTCACCTTTTTGTAAAATAGACACCAAACCTCCGGTACGTGACCATCCGGTGACAACTGTGCTTTAGGTGAAAGATGAATCCAGTGTGTGCGTGACCATCCGGTGACCGGTGAACTTAGTGCGAAAGATTTTATGGTCTGTCACGTGTGGGGCGGGGTTTCCCCACCAGCGGCATCAGATTGGATTCGCTTAGATAAATAGGACCCACCTCGGATATCTGAGGAAATCAGAAAAAGAGCTATGGATAATGTGACCTCATATCATAATATGTACCCTCAAATATAATCTGGTGACGGTATAAACCGTTTCACAGTGATAtaataaaggttttaaataaaaattccaagaatgaaatggaaataaaagatttaaaatataacaatcgATAAAGAGGATGtataataaaagatttaaaataaaatcctaataATTAATTCAAAGTAAAAACAATCAATAGAGTTGTATAACaaaggtttttaaaataaaatcccaattattaaatggaaataaaacagcCAATAAAGAAGTtgtataataaaagtataaaataaaatcctaataATTAAATAGACATAAAACAATCAATAAAGTtgtataataaaatcataataattcaaTGGAAATAAATCGATAAAGAAACTGTATAATGataggttttaaataaaatatctaataataaaagtttactCTTAGTACTATATTAATATTGTACAGTTGAAACCTCTAAAACATGTTCCTCTTTTTCATCCCTCTCTTAGAGTCTCTCTgcatctgtgtgagtgtgtgtgtctgtgtgttagaCACAGCCGCTCCTGTCAATTTTGTTAGATTCAATCCCCATCTCTTTACACTGTACCTTTTGTGTTAAAACATGTGAACTATCCATACGACGTGACCATTTGTCGTTTTTTATTGTCGGTGATTCGTCAATGTTATCCGTAGCGCTCCCTATCCGAAGACGCATCTGTGGACCACGTGGCGCGGGTATTACGTTGCAttcatgtctctttctctctccctctcatgcATGTGTTCACATTCATTTATCTCCAGGGGgggactggccatctgtgtggtctggagaatcacagaacgtCCAGCCGACCACCCTtgacgtcactttgacagcgaataactttacatctgaggcatttaaagactccatttgtccattatttatttctaaagatacacgacaatgtataaagggctccattaccttctatgttacataatggccccgtagaaacagtttttgtaaaaagaggctaacgattgcgtcataaccactcgactctctgtcgcacagtagagaaattatcatacagacaggaggagaagctcgcaggcaattaactaaGTATGGCgaactggcgttacattttaaaatactatacaaaataattaatcagaatacttactcctgctcactcacgccaaagaactccccgctcaagctcgccgtctctgcaagattaacgatggcagtttgcacgcacagcacagccactagaacatttacatctgtcagacaggtagctgacgtcatcaagcttagtttgagtctgcgcggcaGAAACGGAAgtgataaaaaaatctataaatgggcttcacttgtctcaattgagttccaatggggtcgctgtgtccatttcttttactgtctatgtggaagagtaggaagaaaTTAACAGCAAAGACATTAACGTTACATAGAAgaagcataaaacaaacaaacaatatgcataatGCGGCCGCGGGTAAAAATGGAATGAAAAGGGTGGGAAACTGAAGCCGCTAAATTTCCCAAGCAGCACCTCgcagttaaatattagcagcaATGAAGAAGTGAGCCAGACAGCTATCCAGCAACATGCCaccagtgatgatgatgagggacagaaagatgagctggttccacaggcagatccagatccaagtatggaacatgagaggagaaagaaagttacttgctagggatgatgttaaggaagtgatattcaggttgctaaatttttaatgattacagcagttaaaacagctaaacttcaacattttagctgtaaaatgtcacTTGCAGTAgcttatattaagaaatatgttgtgcttttacttttaaaaatgttggaaaCATTAAAGTTAATGCTTATCATCTTTGAAGAatttgaatacagaagttacatttgtaatggtgtattttcatttatatgtggtattattatctgtgcagtcagattaattaattaattactgtataaattaagattaataagtaataaattcattttaagaaagCATGGAATAATATGCTGtgataacagcatattatataaactattccatgctatcttggacaaaacctgtttaaaaaacaaaaattcattccattgtattttattcaggttgagcttagaccaagagcagagcaAGACACCCACTCCAGCTCAACATCGTGTCAACTTCagtgctattgctataatttggatgatatagtatcatgagccacaattaaagtctTATGACACTCCTGCCAGGCGTTATTGTTGTTGTGGTCGAGTTTACGCGCACCGATTGCTTTGGAccgggcctagtcaaagtccagggccgttttttagtcccagtccgtccctgttCATCTCCaagtcttgttttcttctttttaaatgaaaataaacacattatacattcacacacaatataaaacaaaaaatgtacaataattttactcatcactaaaaatatacattttaccaggatcaaaaaaaaaaaagtgtatatatatatatatatatatatatatatatatatatatatatatatatatatatatatgaaccgaATGAAGGATATGGGCTATTGAGGAACCCAGACATGTTCGCATTAATTGTTGCAAAACATTTTCTACATTATATGTAGAGCCTTTTATAGTCATATTCCCatcatattaatgattattgtaTCACCCCCTAAAcctagcatttatttttattaattctaaaaaagcatttattaattattttttactgtacacctacagtaccaccacacaataaaatgctgcatgcacgtacatttttaattaaatttagtttttaagcgATCTGAACTATGACTATAAATTTAATCATAAACCACatgtaccttgttatatcactataatattcATGTcactatacaaatttgtattctgataaaccacaTAAGCAAGCAGACATACACATGAACATATCAAGTTagaaagagacttatctctattttagacaatatgaaaaataaataaaatataaaattatatatgacaacATGTTACTAAAgcagaacatacattttaaacaagtattcaccaagtttatcaaacttataaaacacatagcAGTTATAATctacatcggatcaagttatttcaaacactcgctgctgagtAAGAGTTATTTTTGAACTCAACTGATTTGAAAAAGTCTTTAATGTTAAAGTTatatagctgttatctttctgtaaTGATCTGcagcgctgacgctctccagacgcggagaaactccgcctttgtcataacccctcctctagacccagctggcccgctttggcctaAGGTTTtcatcgggccaaaaaaccctggccgttggccccgaggaagccccggcaaggcacgatcaagccccggaagtgacaatggaaacgcgactggccctggcccgcactagcacgcccggtttaagctcgCCAGTGGAAAAGTGGCTATTGTTTAGGCGCAGAGGGTCAACGGATCTTTTGTGTACTGCCAGACACCGGTGAGACATATGATTCTGCTGTCGATGCTTTAAAAGAACACTTCATGCCCAAAGTTAATGTTATCGTGGAGCGCCATACATTCAGAAAAAGAGTACAAGCTTTACACGAAAACATACAACAGTACGTTGCTGCTTTACATGCACTCACCGCTAACTGTGACTTCGGTGATAAAGTGGATGATATGATTTGTGATCACTTACTGGAACATTTGCACAGTGATGATATTAGACAGAGGCTGTTACTCGACACGGACCTGACATTACAGAAAGCTACTACACTTGCAACACAATTAGAAGCTGCGGCTGAGCACACAAAGAGAATGACGGCTAAATCTCATAAGAAAATATCATCAGTGAGATAAAGGGAGCAAATATGTGTGCCATTATGGCTGATGAGGCCAGGGATGGAAAGACAGAACAGTTGGCACTCTGTGTTAGATACGTGTCTGTTAAGGGTGCCGTCAAAGAAAGGTTCCTAGCCCTTACAGAGGGGTCACAGTTTGATGCTACTTCCATAACAGCTGCAATTGAAAATCAGTTGGTAAAGAAGGGATCAATTGAAATGTGTGGAACAGACCTACGATGGGGCAGCTGTCATGAGTGGGGATGTTGGGGGTGTACAAAGGGTGTCTGTGTGAACTCTAACAATTAAGCTGGTGTTCTGAAAAGGtctcaaaaaaaggaaaaaatctgGATTTTGGAGTTAGTTGAATCAatgttaaaatgataaaagttatttttcaatagacataatgtttgtttttgtgtgataAGAGGGTGGGTGGTGGCAGTGGGGCTCATTGTGTGCTCAGCACCCCTAAAGCTCGGaccctagaatcgcccctgggtGAGACATATGATTCTGCTgtggataatttaaaaaaaacacttcatgcCCAAAGTTAATGTTGTCGTGGAGCGCCATACATTCAGAAAAAGAGTACAAGCTTCACACGAAAACATACAACAGTACGTTGCTGCTTTACATGCACTTACCGCTAACTGTGACTTTGGTGATAAAGTGGATGATATGATTTGTGATCACTTGCTGGAACATTTGCACAGTGATGATATTAGACAGAGGCTGTTACTCGACACGGACCTGACATTACAGAAAGCTACTACACTTGGATCACAATTAGAAGCTGCGGCAGAACACGCCAAGAGAATGACGGCCGACAGAGATGCTCCAGTGCGTGCCGTACACGTCAAGCCAAATCACGCGAGAGGGAAACACCATTCATGTCCGACTACTGCCCACGCTTCATCAACCGTAAGTCTTGTTTTAGATGCGGTTCAGAAAAACACCTAGCTAACTCAGCACAGTGCCCAGCTGCAAAGGTGTTTTGTATTTATGCAACAAGAAGGGACATTTTGCTCGTGTGTGCGGTTCAGCCCCAGCAAGTGATGTGTGCGAGGTGCAAGTGCATGACGTCACAGTGGTGTGTCTAGATAATTCTGCTGAAGTACAAAAGAAACTACATTGTGAAGTGTCTATCAATACTCCTGCTTCACCTAGCACCAAAGTACAATTCGTTGTGGATACAGGCTCTTCTGTGTCTATATTGCCTCTTCACATTTATAAACACCATTTCAGTGCCACACAATTATCAACACCTGCCATCCGTCTGGTGACATACACACAGGAATACATACCTGTACTCGGATGCCTGCAAGCACAAGCGTGTGTATCAAATGCGTCAGCTGCTGCCACATTCTTCATTGTGGATAAAGGGACTGCTTTGTTAGGCATGGACTTGATTTATGCCCTAAAACTTCAAATAAAAGGTGATAATGTCTGCTCCTCGGTCATGGCCACCAACACCACAACCCTGACAGATACTGAAATAGGATTTGTAAAAAACTTTGTCCACAAGGTAAAAATTGACCCCACAGTAAAACCTGTGCATCAGAAACTGCGACGCTTACCTTTTGCAGTCCGAGCATCTGTTTCAGCTGAATTAGAGCATCTGCTGAGAACAAACATCATCGAACGTGTGGATGCTTCAGCCTGGGTGTCCCCCATCGTTGTTACTGGGAAGAAAACAGCTGGGATACGAATGTGTGCGACTTAAGAGAAGTTAACAAAGCCGTCATTACTGACTGTTATCCATTACCACACATTGATGAAATGCTTACCAGCCTTAGGGGTGCTACAGTATTTTCTACTATTGACCTGGCTAATGCATACTATCAGCTTCCCCTGAATGAGGAGTGTAGAGATATTACAGCTTTTATCACTCATGACGGCCTGTTCAGATACTGCAGGGTTCCCTATGGCCTGGCGTCGGCACCCTCCGCTTTCCAAAAGATGATGGCTACCATCCTGGTGTACCAGGTGTCAAAAATTACCTGCAGATTCTGGATGCGTCACTATTATAACAGATTCACTCATAAATACCTACAAAGCGCTTCAACATTccatttaattattacaaataaatcacaatttatttactACTTATGTTAATACTTATCAGTATTTATGTATTGTTATAGTAAAGAAAAAATCAGCATTTCCTGCAAAAACCTACCCATACCActcaaattataaaacattattataagatAACAGTTGTGAATCAGATTAAAGTAAGGCGATCGTTTCGAAAactggctggttatgtacttgctaaaaaatttattttggatcatttttaaccaaaaagagttacggactgcagctttaagtaaaaaGATATTATCAAGCAGCAACCTTCCAGTCTCTCTGAAACCAAtacggaagtgactaaaactgcaattaatCAACTGATCGCTAGAGACTGTCTCCAAAAGGgagtatttggtgtaacagaatatgttcaaaaacacataacttttcaaatactgtacattattgtaggtccatgccccgcctctctcaaatgtgTTGTTTTCTGCAAAGACCCTCCTTCTGagaagcgcagtctgctctgattggccaactgactcagtgcattgtgattggccgaacactgcaagcactcgacGGAAATGTAACGCCactttccataatcgcaagcttcatctttcaaaataaatgtaaagacagttaataatgtccttagttttaccatcagttcaagcgagaaagaggaacagagtcaaCATGCCGcacaaaactccacatttgaacagtcaaCAGCAAATACTTAagctaataacaaaacataattaggggccattcacatatcatgCCTAAAAActtgtggaaaacgctaggcacgccgctttctccttctttccaaagtgcgtgcctacatttgaaataacaaacAGAGCGCAAAAGACGCTATATGTGAATGAACctttacagtagctgattcagaagagccagattgtcatagcaaagtcataATTACCTCCTCTCGTAGATTCACAAAACAGTCGTcaataaaatgcgttgctgttctgttgtaagtaatcttaaagatgcATCTATTTTTGGAAGGgggagtcttaactttgataaagaatatctctttggatttgagacttaagtctttgcaactttacagatcttcatttccaagagcttgtaaaactccaaagagcaaagaaaaattgaaatcgcatcatatgacccctttaagtttttTGTTACTATGTTGAATTTTTCATTTCATAACCAAAAGTTATAGTCTACTATTATTTAATGGTTAAGGGGAGGATGCCAAATAAATTAAAGTCCATTCTGTCCCCATCCAACACcaacaaaaatgcacaaaatgacTACTATGTCGGAGGGCTAATGAATATGTATTGGaataatttatatgcattttcttCATCCATTTCTTTATcaagaggaaaaaaaagttaatgttcgGTAAGAACAGCACAACAATACAAAGTGATTGCATAGGATTTAAAACACATACTGAGACAGATCTATTCTAGAGTTTATAAATGAACCAAAAAATTAGGTTCTTGGGCATGGGTGGTTTCTCTTTCTTGGGTGCGGGGggttactttgctttcttgggtgcGGGAGGTTTCTTCGCTTTCTTGGGTGCGGGAGGTTTCTTCGTTTTCTTGGGTGCGGGAGGTTTTTTCGCTTTCTTGGGTGCGGGAGGTTTCTTCGCTTTCTTGGGTGTGGGAGGTTTCTTCGCTTTCTTGGGTGCAGGAGGTTTCTTCGCTTTCTTGGGTGTGGGAGGTTTTTTAGCTTTCTTGGGTGCGAGAGGTTTCTTCGCTTTCTTGGGTGCGGGAAGTTTCTCCGCTTTCTTGGGTGCGGGAATTTTGTCCGCTTTCTTGGGTGCGGGAGGTTTCTTCGCTTTCTTGGGTGCGGGAGGTTTTTTAGCTTTCTTGGGTGCGGGAAGTTTCTCTGCTTTCTTGGGTGTGGGAAGTTTGTCCGCTTTCTCTGGTGCAAGAGTTTGTTTCTCTTTCTTCAATGCTGGGGATTTCTTACACTCTTTTTTGGGTGCAGGGGGCATTCCTATTTCATTTATGATGGGAGTATTGTCCCGTTTATAAGGAGGTATTTCATCAGCAACATAAAgcacaaatataatatttacaattagTGGTGTCCACACATAAATTACAGTACATCACAATTGTATACATACTGTATGGTGTATATaatatgttcctgtagctcaagtggtagagcattgcgttagcaagtgcaatgttgggggttcgattccccgggaacacaatGATAGGTacattgatagcctgaatgcactgtaagtcgctttggataaaagcgtctgctaaatgcatttatttaatttaacttttaattttaatttatggatATGGCTGacaattgttttattaatgtttttatcaaTCAAAATACCAACTCACCACATATAATGTTGGTCACAATATTTGTTGATGCTGGTCTTGGTGGTGGTGCTGAGTTACTAGCATTGTTATAGTTAGTGATGTCTTGTTCTGTAGTCTTAGTATTAAGTCCTGTGACAAAGACACATAAACAGTTTTTTATGATGACATCTTGCACATAGTTTTGTCTGTTTGCTGTTGATCAGATTTCTTAAAAAGCGCTGATTGGTCATTGTtttcatgtactcaaacatttATGTCTATTGGCTTCAATGCTGATCGATTCATGTTCTTCACGGAGTCCTCACACAAGAAACACATGAGAGTGTTTGAAAGCTGCATCTATCAGCGGATCCATCTATGTGCAGCTATATTAGGTATCCACTGACTGATCCATTTTCAGAACATTTGGTCTGTACCAAATGGTGTCGCAGTTGTGTGAGCACTCGGTGAAGAGCATGAAGCGATGAGCATTGAAGCCAAAACAACTGTGTAATCTGTTGAGTACATAAAAACAATGACCAATAAGCACAGTTTAAGAATCTGCTCAGCACCGCTCAAATCTTAGTGGGAAATTGATGTTTTTAAAATTTCAGTACCGAATGTTATCGCAGTCGGTACTCTTGACAACTcttggggctagaggagtggttatgaacaaaggcggagtttttACAGCTGTAAAACCAGCATtacaaacttttttaaataatttgagctcaaaactccctttcagtcagcagtgagtgtttgaaatacCTTGATCTGATCTGGATTATCACCAGAcatggcagaaatatttataatcaaTGCAAAAGACTACACACTactatttagtaacatattttatctgtcataggTCTCTTCTATGAGAGTTTATCTCCATGTAGCCTAAGTCATAAAGATATAATAATgctttttgtttgggagcttttataaaatatactataaatgatcattctttctaaatgtgatgtatataggctactgtgactacaaataaacttAAACCGACTCATCAACTGAATAAGAAGATTATGttcataacactttatttctttgtaaCTAGTTTtcagtcctgataaattaattcattatgatcagtgTATCACttactatagtaaaacattgttttttttatgttttaaaatgtattttaatgtctcagttttttcttatgttttcattttcaaagttgtggcagatatactgtatattgttccACTATTAGTACTTTCAACATGGgactttttcaaaatattttccaacAAGCACTGTCTACTAATAACAACAAGGTAAACTCACTTTTAAATGGTATTGAGCATTCAGGATCAGCAAGCTTGCGTTTCCTGCTGACACCACCTGTTAACAATAAGCACAGTACAGGTTATAGATTAAATCTGTAGCTGTAGTACTCATAAATCTCTTGAAAATATTAACTTACCCAGTTTTTTGAAGTGGTGTTTTGCATGCTTTTCCAGCAAATAATAAAAGGTGCTTTTGACGTTGTCAGGCTTTAATGATTTGAATAATTCTCTCATTTTTTCCTGGTCTGTTTTTTCTGCTTTGATCTCTTCATATGTTTCATTATGTATCATGCCCTTGTTGAGTAGTTCATCTGCTATTGGCATCACTGTAGTAACGTTTTGAATAAGGTATGAATAGTTTTCATCCACAAACCTGGCCTCTGgggataaatgaataaaatctatTACTGTACAACTTTtagacagttttttcttttccaaTT from Carassius auratus strain Wakin unplaced genomic scaffold, ASM336829v1 scaf_tig00042586, whole genome shotgun sequence includes these protein-coding regions:
- the LOC113085971 gene encoding histone H1-II-like isoform X1; translated protein: MSENNEGEQQERCEEARFVDENYSYLIQNVTTVMPIADELLNKGMIHNETYEEIKAEKTDQEKMRELFKSLKPDNVKSTFYYLLEKHAKHHFKKLGGVSRKRKLADPECSIPFKRLNTKTTEQDITNYNNASNSAPPPRPASTNIVTNIICGMPPAPKKECKKSPALKKEKQTLAPEKADKLPTPKKAEKLPAPKKAKKPPAPKKAKKPPAPKKADKIPAPKKAEKLPAPKKAKKPLAPKKAKKPPTPKKAKKPPAPKKAKKPPTPKKAKKPPAPKKAKKPPAPKKTKKPPAPKKAKKPPAPKKAK
- the LOC113085971 gene encoding histone H1-II-like isoform X2; translated protein: MPIADELLNKGMIHNETYEEIKAEKTDQEKMRELFKSLKPDNVKSTFYYLLEKHAKHHFKKLGGVSRKRKLADPECSIPFKRLNTKTTEQDITNYNNASNSAPPPRPASTNIVTNIICGMPPAPKKECKKSPALKKEKQTLAPEKADKLPTPKKAEKLPAPKKAKKPPAPKKAKKPPAPKKADKIPAPKKAEKLPAPKKAKKPLAPKKAKKPPTPKKAKKPPAPKKAKKPPTPKKAKKPPAPKKAKKPPAPKKTKKPPAPKKAKKPPAPKKAK